In Mycobacterium sp. JS623, one genomic interval encodes:
- a CDS encoding DUF1810 domain-containing protein produces MKGTDLFDLQRFVEAQDRVYDTVLTELRSGAKRSHWIWFVFPQLRGLGRSATAQHYGISTVDEARAYLAHPVLGARLRECTGLVAAIEGRSVDEIFGWPDNLKVRSSMTLFARASDDPETQAGFLAVLDKFYDGEEDPATVELLNTER; encoded by the coding sequence GTGAAGGGGACAGATCTGTTCGATCTGCAACGCTTCGTCGAGGCACAGGATCGCGTGTACGACACCGTGCTCACCGAATTGCGCAGCGGGGCCAAGCGCAGCCATTGGATCTGGTTCGTGTTTCCGCAGCTGCGGGGGCTTGGTCGCAGCGCCACCGCACAGCACTACGGCATTTCCACGGTCGACGAGGCGCGCGCTTACCTGGCGCACCCTGTGCTCGGAGCCCGGCTACGCGAGTGCACCGGGTTGGTCGCGGCGATCGAGGGCCGCTCCGTCGACGAGATCTTCGGCTGGCCCGACAACCTGAAGGTGCGTTCGTCGATGACCCTGTTCGCCCGTGCGAGCGACGACCCCGAAACGCAGGCCGGATTTCTGGCGGTGCTCGACAAGTTCTACGACGGCGAAGAGGATCCGGCCACCGTTGAGCTGCTCAACACGGAGCGATGA
- a CDS encoding DoxX family protein yields the protein MDTATVVVTILLATLFTFAASIKLLGVPQSLAIRDHLGVKPLQWRLIGLCELAGVAGALIGLMWAPIGIAAAIGLALLSVGAIAFHLRASDGVKDTSAAVIGLALAVATAVLHTL from the coding sequence ATGGACACCGCCACCGTAGTCGTGACGATCCTGCTCGCGACGCTTTTCACGTTCGCCGCGAGCATCAAGCTGCTCGGTGTCCCGCAATCGCTGGCCATCCGCGATCACCTCGGCGTCAAGCCGCTGCAGTGGCGGCTGATCGGCCTGTGCGAACTCGCAGGCGTCGCCGGGGCGCTCATTGGTCTGATGTGGGCGCCGATCGGAATCGCCGCCGCGATCGGCCTTGCGCTGCTGTCAGTCGGGGCCATCGCGTTTCATCTGCGGGCCTCCGACGGCGTCAAGGACACGTCGGCTGCCGTGATCGGGCTCGCACTAGCGGTGGCCACCGCCGTACTGCACACGCTCTGA
- a CDS encoding rhomboid-like protein, giving the protein MCAWTVDECQTHRVETVWRYVKTAPLTYTWLVVLLVTTIIQHSIPARHVHALLQKESTNLHHLASDPIRVLIQSLLWIDGKYWWPYLIVFTLFLAPAERWLGQLRWLAVGLGCHLGATYLGEGYLYWRIQEAASSPRLIDARDIGVSYFVVGIVGVLTYRIPRPWRWLYLVGAFAVFGVVLAVKRDFTNVGHFTALLIGLACYPLTRSPRREPVAA; this is encoded by the coding sequence ATGTGCGCGTGGACCGTCGATGAGTGCCAGACTCATCGCGTGGAGACGGTTTGGCGCTATGTGAAAACCGCGCCGCTGACGTACACCTGGCTCGTCGTGCTGCTTGTCACGACGATCATTCAGCACTCCATCCCCGCGCGACACGTACACGCGTTGCTGCAGAAGGAGTCGACGAACCTCCACCACTTGGCTTCTGATCCCATCAGGGTCCTGATCCAGAGCCTGCTGTGGATCGACGGCAAATACTGGTGGCCGTACCTCATCGTGTTCACGCTGTTTCTCGCGCCCGCCGAGCGGTGGCTCGGACAACTGCGATGGCTGGCTGTCGGACTCGGGTGTCACCTCGGCGCCACCTATCTGGGCGAGGGTTATCTCTACTGGCGCATCCAGGAAGCGGCGTCCTCGCCGCGCCTGATCGACGCGCGCGACATCGGCGTGAGCTACTTCGTCGTCGGCATTGTCGGCGTGCTCACCTATCGCATTCCTCGGCCGTGGCGATGGCTCTACCTCGTCGGCGCATTCGCCGTGTTCGGTGTTGTGCTGGCCGTCAAACGCGACTTCACCAACGTCGGCCACTTCACGGCGCTGTTGATCGGGCTGGCGTGCTACCCGCTGACCCGGTCGCCTCGACGCGAGCCCGTGGCTGCGTAA
- a CDS encoding tetratricopeptide repeat protein has translation MSVSLPAIGPYYDLGSYHRPIETPSPQAQIWFDRGMVWAYAFNHEEAVRCFDRALELDPDLAIARWGVAYSIGPNYNKAWEAFDPVDLSASLARARMELGLAAKGRASAVEHGLIEALQARFPTDDPEDAAALQDGHAAYADAMVTLSEVYPDDVDVQALTADALVNITAWALWDTRTGEPAPGSRVVEAKRILDDELATPAGREHPGVLHLYLHTMEMSGTPQDALPAADLLRGLVPDAGHLEHMPSHIDVLCGNYRDSVVANLSAVRADRQFVERAGPLNFYSLYRAHNLHFIVYSAMFEGNSRAAFEAADELSDQLTPELLAVESPPMADWLEAFVPLRIHVLVRFGRWDELIAQPLPDDVELYCATTATIHYGRGVAHAAKAQLPQARAEREAFTEAYARIPDTRYLFNNTARDILAVAAEMLDGEIAYRAGLFDEAFAHLRRAIEVDDALPYDEPWGWMQPTRHAYGALLLEQGRVEEAAQVYAADLGLDPTLARPCQHPGNVWSLHGYHECLQRLGRTDEAAIIGQQLDLLKARADVPILASCACRLEVCH, from the coding sequence ATGAGCGTTTCGCTTCCCGCGATCGGGCCGTATTACGATCTCGGGTCCTATCACCGGCCGATTGAGACTCCGTCGCCGCAGGCCCAGATCTGGTTCGATCGCGGCATGGTCTGGGCCTACGCGTTCAACCACGAAGAGGCAGTCCGCTGCTTTGACCGCGCGCTGGAACTCGATCCCGATCTCGCGATCGCGCGCTGGGGCGTCGCCTACTCGATCGGGCCCAACTACAACAAGGCGTGGGAGGCGTTCGACCCCGTCGATTTGTCCGCGTCGCTGGCGCGAGCGCGGATGGAACTCGGCCTCGCCGCCAAAGGACGCGCATCTGCCGTCGAACACGGGCTGATCGAGGCGCTGCAGGCCCGCTTCCCCACCGACGACCCCGAAGACGCGGCCGCGCTACAGGACGGGCACGCTGCGTACGCCGACGCCATGGTCACGCTGTCCGAGGTGTACCCGGACGACGTCGACGTGCAGGCGCTGACCGCCGACGCGCTGGTCAACATCACCGCATGGGCGTTGTGGGACACCAGAACCGGCGAGCCTGCGCCCGGCTCGCGGGTAGTGGAAGCCAAGCGGATTCTCGATGACGAGCTGGCCACTCCGGCAGGTCGCGAGCACCCCGGTGTGCTGCACCTGTACCTGCACACCATGGAGATGTCGGGCACCCCGCAGGACGCGCTGCCCGCGGCCGATCTGCTGCGAGGACTGGTACCCGACGCGGGACACCTCGAGCACATGCCTAGCCACATCGACGTGCTGTGCGGCAACTACCGCGATTCCGTGGTGGCGAATCTGTCTGCGGTGCGAGCCGATCGACAGTTCGTCGAGCGTGCGGGGCCACTGAACTTCTACTCGCTCTACCGTGCGCACAATCTACATTTCATCGTCTACTCGGCGATGTTCGAGGGCAACTCGCGCGCCGCGTTCGAGGCGGCCGATGAACTCTCCGACCAGCTCACCCCGGAGCTGCTGGCCGTCGAGTCACCGCCGATGGCCGACTGGCTGGAAGCGTTCGTGCCGTTGAGGATTCACGTGCTGGTGCGGTTCGGTCGGTGGGACGAATTGATCGCGCAACCCCTTCCCGATGACGTTGAGTTGTACTGCGCGACCACCGCAACCATTCACTACGGCCGCGGCGTCGCGCACGCCGCGAAAGCCCAACTGCCGCAGGCGCGTGCCGAACGCGAAGCGTTCACCGAGGCGTACGCTCGCATCCCCGACACCCGCTATCTGTTCAACAACACTGCCCGCGACATCCTGGCGGTCGCTGCCGAGATGCTCGACGGCGAAATCGCCTACCGTGCAGGGCTATTCGACGAGGCTTTCGCGCATCTGCGCCGCGCCATCGAAGTCGACGACGCACTCCCGTATGACGAACCGTGGGGGTGGATGCAACCGACTCGGCACGCATATGGCGCGCTGCTGCTGGAGCAGGGTCGCGTCGAGGAGGCCGCGCAGGTATACGCCGCCGACCTCGGTCTGGACCCCACACTGGCACGGCCATGCCAGCATCCGGGCAACGTATGGAGCCTGCACGGTTATCACGAATGCCTGCAACGGCTGGGCCGCACCGATGAGGCGGCGATCATCGGCCAACAACTCGACCTGCTCAAGGCGCGCGCCGACGTGCCGATTCTGGCGTCGTGCGCGTGTCGGCTCGAGGTCTGTCACTAA
- a CDS encoding nucleoside deaminase, with protein MAISDDDLEHLRRCVELARVALESGDQPFGSILVDGDGTTLFEDHNRVKDGDETRHPEFAIAQWAVANLTPDQRARATVYTSGEHCPMCSAAHAWVGLSRIVYAASSEQLSQWLLEWGAPPSPVAALPINTVAPGVTADGPASGLTETMKALYKAKFKP; from the coding sequence GTGGCGATCAGCGACGACGATCTCGAACACCTGCGCCGCTGCGTGGAACTTGCGCGGGTGGCTCTGGAAAGCGGTGACCAGCCGTTCGGCTCGATCCTGGTGGACGGCGACGGCACCACGCTGTTCGAGGATCACAACCGCGTCAAGGACGGCGACGAAACCCGCCACCCCGAATTCGCGATCGCGCAGTGGGCCGTCGCTAACCTGACTCCCGACCAACGCGCCCGCGCGACTGTGTACACGTCCGGTGAGCACTGTCCGATGTGTTCAGCCGCGCACGCGTGGGTCGGGTTGAGCCGCATCGTCTACGCCGCGTCGTCGGAGCAGTTGAGCCAGTGGCTGCTCGAATGGGGCGCACCGCCGTCGCCCGTGGCGGCGCTCCCGATCAATACCGTCGCGCCCGGGGTGACCGCCGATGGGCCCGCATCAGGGTTGACCGAAACCATGAAGGCGCTCTACAAGGCGAAGTTCAAGCCGTGA
- a CDS encoding TetR/AcrR family transcriptional regulator, producing MAARAHSIDPRAERVRTRLREAAFALAHERPVDELTVGDIVARAEVSRQGFYQHFTDRDDAIATAFTVASAAATADIGGDARARILRLFDFAAEHRSMYRNIVPSAVTQRVVTAFRAELQPACEEIATNGMPVVSPIAGLTPESVTRFLVGGFMEVLRAWMEEPDSTDLSGRASAALDTVNALLGLTTSSKGPHNG from the coding sequence ATGGCCGCGCGAGCGCACAGCATCGATCCCCGCGCAGAACGGGTCCGCACCCGGCTGCGCGAGGCTGCGTTCGCGTTGGCGCATGAGCGGCCGGTCGACGAGCTGACCGTCGGCGACATCGTCGCCCGCGCGGAGGTCAGCCGACAGGGCTTCTATCAACACTTCACCGATCGCGACGACGCGATCGCGACCGCATTCACCGTGGCGTCCGCCGCGGCGACTGCTGACATCGGCGGCGACGCCCGCGCCCGCATCCTCCGGCTGTTCGACTTCGCTGCCGAGCACCGGTCCATGTACCGCAATATCGTGCCCAGCGCGGTGACGCAGCGGGTGGTGACGGCGTTCCGCGCCGAACTGCAGCCGGCGTGCGAGGAGATCGCGACGAACGGCATGCCGGTGGTCTCCCCGATCGCCGGCCTCACCCCGGAATCAGTCACCCGGTTTCTGGTCGGCGGGTTCATGGAGGTGCTGCGGGCGTGGATGGAAGAACCCGACTCGACCGACCTGAGCGGTCGCGCCAGCGCGGCGCTCGACACCGTCAACGCCCTACTCGGACTCACCACATCTTCGAAAGGTCCACACAATGGCTAA
- a CDS encoding alpha-amylase family protein, whose translation MSEPAWVEHVIWWQVYPLGFVGAYPADSAPTADEHRMRRIVDWFDHAVALGASGIALGPVFASRTHGYDTTDHYRIDSRLGDDSDFDHLIAEAHRRGLRVLLDGVFNHVATDFARAEWFRKRGNTLDTFEGHGELIALDHDNPDVIDYTVDVMIHWLRRGADGWRLDAAYAVPDHFWAAALPRVRAEFPDAWFVGEVIHGDYAARVRDSGFDSVTQYELWKAVWSSLNDGNFHELNWALVRHNEFLDDFVPMTFVGNHDVTRIASQLANTRHLEHALVLLLTTGGTPSVYAGDESAYRGVKEERFGGDDAVRPEFTAPLMGVDEHGHDIYRLHQYLIGLRRRHPWLHTARTTKLQLTNRQYVYETRNGADVLLVALNIDDAPLPISLSGLGFGQGQLVAGSGAPPQSIVAEAEVEPHGWLIIAPC comes from the coding sequence GTGAGTGAGCCGGCTTGGGTCGAGCACGTGATCTGGTGGCAGGTCTACCCCCTCGGCTTCGTCGGCGCGTATCCCGCCGACTCGGCGCCCACCGCCGACGAACACCGGATGCGCCGAATCGTCGACTGGTTCGACCACGCCGTCGCACTCGGCGCGTCGGGCATCGCGCTCGGCCCTGTGTTCGCGTCTCGCACGCACGGCTACGACACGACCGACCACTACCGCATCGACTCACGACTGGGTGATGATTCCGACTTCGACCACCTGATCGCCGAAGCGCACCGACGCGGGTTGCGGGTATTACTCGACGGCGTGTTCAACCACGTCGCCACCGACTTCGCGCGCGCGGAGTGGTTTCGCAAGCGTGGCAACACCCTTGACACGTTCGAAGGCCACGGCGAGCTGATCGCACTGGACCATGACAACCCCGACGTCATCGATTACACCGTCGACGTGATGATCCATTGGCTGCGCCGCGGTGCCGACGGGTGGCGCCTGGATGCCGCCTATGCCGTCCCCGACCATTTCTGGGCGGCCGCCCTGCCTCGCGTGCGCGCAGAGTTTCCCGACGCGTGGTTCGTCGGCGAGGTCATCCACGGCGACTACGCCGCGCGCGTGCGGGATTCCGGCTTCGACTCCGTCACTCAGTACGAGCTGTGGAAGGCGGTCTGGAGCAGCCTCAACGACGGCAACTTCCACGAGCTCAACTGGGCGCTGGTGCGGCACAACGAGTTTCTCGACGACTTCGTGCCCATGACCTTCGTCGGCAACCACGACGTCACCCGGATCGCCAGCCAGCTGGCCAACACCCGACACCTCGAACACGCGCTGGTGCTCCTGTTGACCACCGGCGGGACACCGAGCGTTTATGCCGGCGACGAGTCGGCCTATCGCGGGGTCAAGGAGGAACGATTCGGCGGCGACGACGCTGTGCGGCCCGAATTCACCGCTCCCCTGATGGGTGTCGACGAACATGGCCACGACATCTACCGACTGCACCAATATTTGATCGGGCTGCGCCGACGTCACCCGTGGCTGCACACCGCGCGGACCACGAAGCTGCAGCTGACCAATCGGCAGTACGTCTACGAGACCCGTAACGGCGCCGACGTGCTGCTGGTGGCGCTCAACATCGACGACGCTCCATTGCCGATATCGCTGAGCGGGCTGGGCTTCGGACAGGGTCAGCTGGTGGCGGGCTCGGGCGCGCCGCCGCAGTCAATCGTCGCCGAGGCCGAGGTTGAGCCACACGGCTGGCTGATCATCGCTCCGTGTTGA
- a CDS encoding mechanosensitive ion channel domain-containing protein, translating to MNDILASSWFYWAIGVALGLPLGLILLTEWQHALARKKSYLVRPVSLLRNYLLPLGALLLLLVKATELPTRETSVKIIATLFGFMVLVLLLSGVNATLFQAAPQGTWRQRVPAIFVDVARFLLISVGLAIIFSYVWGAHVGGLFTALGVTSIVIGLTLQNSVGQIISGLLMLFEQPFRLGDWIETSTVRGRVVEVNWRAVHIDTGSGLQITPNSVLAVASFANLSRPPGTHKIKITTTFSIDDPPDRVCAMLSRIASELPQLRTGSSPTTVPLGGLQYSTSIPLHSPADDGPAKSNFLRWIWYAARREGLHLDEAEDEFATPEIVERAIRTAVAPLLRLTPADQQLLTPHAMVLRYGSDEVIQHVGDVPAQMTFIVAGRVRLTVPVDDGSLVPITTLHEGSFLGQTALTRQAVLANAQALDEVTVVQIGRDHIEEVLQRKPALLHEFGRLIEERRNHVKRTLAAAGD from the coding sequence GTGAACGACATCCTGGCCTCTTCGTGGTTCTACTGGGCCATCGGGGTCGCGCTGGGATTACCGCTCGGCCTGATCCTTCTCACCGAGTGGCAGCACGCTCTCGCCCGCAAGAAGAGCTATCTGGTCAGACCCGTCAGCCTCTTGCGGAACTACCTTCTTCCACTTGGCGCCCTGCTTCTGCTGCTCGTCAAGGCGACCGAACTGCCCACGCGGGAAACGTCGGTCAAAATAATCGCGACGCTGTTCGGCTTCATGGTGCTGGTGCTGCTGCTTTCGGGAGTCAACGCGACCCTGTTTCAGGCGGCTCCTCAGGGCACGTGGCGCCAACGTGTGCCGGCGATCTTTGTCGACGTCGCCCGATTCCTTCTGATCTCCGTCGGCCTGGCCATCATCTTCTCGTATGTATGGGGTGCGCATGTTGGCGGACTGTTCACCGCATTGGGTGTTACCTCGATCGTCATCGGCCTGACGCTGCAGAACTCCGTTGGGCAGATTATCTCGGGCCTGCTCATGCTGTTCGAACAGCCCTTCCGGCTCGGGGACTGGATCGAGACGTCTACGGTGCGCGGTCGCGTCGTCGAAGTCAACTGGCGCGCAGTGCATATCGATACCGGCAGCGGATTGCAGATCACGCCGAACTCGGTGTTGGCGGTCGCGTCATTCGCGAATCTGAGCCGACCGCCCGGTACGCACAAGATCAAGATCACCACAACCTTCTCGATCGATGACCCCCCCGACCGCGTGTGTGCGATGTTGTCGCGGATAGCGAGTGAACTTCCACAACTAAGGACCGGCAGCAGTCCGACGACCGTTCCGCTGGGCGGCCTTCAATACAGCACGAGTATCCCGCTGCACTCACCGGCCGATGATGGACCTGCCAAGTCCAATTTCCTGCGGTGGATCTGGTACGCGGCACGCCGCGAGGGTCTTCACCTCGACGAGGCCGAGGATGAATTCGCTACGCCTGAAATCGTCGAACGCGCAATCCGCACGGCCGTTGCGCCGCTATTGCGGTTGACCCCGGCAGATCAACAGCTGCTGACACCGCATGCGATGGTCTTGCGGTATGGCTCTGACGAGGTGATCCAGCACGTCGGTGACGTGCCAGCCCAGATGACCTTCATTGTGGCGGGTCGTGTCCGGCTGACCGTTCCGGTCGACGATGGCTCGCTGGTACCCATCACGACGCTCCACGAGGGATCATTCCTGGGACAGACTGCGTTGACGCGGCAAGCGGTATTGGCCAATGCTCAGGCGCTGGACGAGGTGACCGTTGTGCAAATCGGTCGAGACCACATCGAAGAGGTGCTGCAGCGCAAGCCGGCGCTCTTGCATGAGTTCGGCCGGCTCATTGAGGAGAGACGCAACCATGTCAAGCGGACATTGGCCGCAGCCGGCGACTAG
- a CDS encoding adenylate/guanylate cyclase domain-containing protein, with protein sequence MLQSSDDSAAVTGSSTVDPAAAEAPDEQGSGSRRFNRLRRRRLLSRFSIQSKLVLMMVLCTIISTAVVGLIAFQAGRSSLRTQVFNRLTEVRESQSRALNTEFKDLKNSLVIYSRSATAVDAVNAFSAGFDQLATTPIDPAQQQAIVDYYNKSFVKETEQYSDAKLDVSALLPVTNAQKYLQANYTAQRKSDDVAIGIDDARDGSAWSAANARFQDFFRQIVTRFEFQDALLLDTRGNVVYSAYKDVDLGTNILTGPYNESKLRDAYDKALASNALDYVGITDFEIYQPAENQPTAWLVAPVGSGGRTVGVMALQYPITKINRLITFDKQWAASGMGNTGETFLAGPDDLMRSDSRVFLQDPAQYKRDVIAAGTSADVADTAIRLGGTTLVQPIATDATREAQRGLTGTTIATDYLGHETLQAYAPVQIEDTGLHWSIVAKINTSEAFARESSFTRTMVLSVTAIIFAVCLAAMFLAQVFLRPLRRLEAGVQRISAGDYDVAIPVESRDEIGDLTEAFNEMSRNLGIKEELLNEQRRENDRLLLSLMPEQVVERYRQGEELIAQDHHDVSVVFADIVGLDRLQAELSSEDLLATTNELTRQIDAAAEDLGVEPVRTVHNGYLASCGLNVARLDNVRRTVDFALEAQRIIDRFSSETGYRLGLRAGIDTGPVSSGLVGRSSIVYDMWGAAVNLAYQAQSGSSELGIYVTQRVYETIGDAKIFTSAGAITIDGVQQPIWRVSERPT encoded by the coding sequence ATGCTGCAATCGTCAGACGACAGCGCTGCGGTGACAGGCTCGTCGACGGTGGATCCAGCCGCGGCAGAGGCCCCTGACGAGCAAGGCTCCGGCTCACGGAGGTTCAATCGCCTACGTCGGCGCAGGCTGCTCTCGCGGTTCTCGATCCAGTCGAAACTCGTCCTGATGATGGTGCTGTGCACGATCATCTCGACGGCGGTGGTCGGGTTGATCGCCTTTCAGGCCGGCCGGAGCTCGCTGCGCACCCAGGTGTTCAACCGGTTGACCGAGGTGCGCGAGTCACAGTCACGGGCGCTCAACACAGAATTCAAAGACCTCAAAAATTCATTGGTCATCTATTCGCGAAGCGCAACAGCCGTCGACGCTGTCAATGCATTTAGCGCCGGCTTCGATCAATTGGCCACAACGCCGATCGATCCCGCGCAGCAACAGGCGATCGTCGACTACTACAACAAGAGTTTCGTCAAAGAAACCGAGCAGTACAGCGACGCCAAACTCGACGTCAGCGCGCTACTACCGGTGACAAACGCGCAGAAGTACCTTCAGGCCAACTACACGGCGCAGCGCAAGTCCGACGATGTCGCCATCGGGATCGACGACGCTCGCGACGGCAGCGCCTGGTCTGCCGCCAACGCGCGCTTTCAAGACTTCTTTCGCCAAATCGTCACGCGGTTCGAATTTCAGGATGCCCTGCTGCTGGATACTCGGGGGAACGTCGTCTATTCCGCGTACAAAGACGTCGATCTTGGCACCAACATCCTCACCGGCCCCTACAACGAATCGAAGCTGCGTGACGCCTATGACAAGGCACTGGCCTCCAACGCTCTGGACTATGTCGGGATAACCGACTTCGAGATCTACCAGCCCGCGGAGAACCAGCCCACCGCGTGGCTGGTGGCCCCTGTGGGTAGCGGTGGACGCACCGTCGGGGTGATGGCGCTGCAGTATCCGATTACCAAGATCAACCGATTGATCACCTTCGACAAGCAGTGGGCCGCTTCCGGAATGGGCAACACCGGCGAGACCTTCTTGGCCGGACCCGACGACCTCATGCGCTCAGATTCCCGCGTCTTTCTGCAGGACCCGGCCCAGTACAAGCGCGATGTGATCGCGGCCGGTACATCCGCCGATGTCGCAGACACGGCGATTCGGCTGGGCGGCACTACGTTGGTGCAGCCCATCGCGACCGACGCCACCCGGGAGGCACAGCGCGGCCTAACCGGAACCACTATTGCAACGGACTACCTCGGTCATGAAACGCTGCAGGCCTACGCCCCGGTGCAAATTGAGGACACCGGACTGCACTGGTCCATCGTCGCCAAGATCAACACCAGCGAGGCCTTTGCGCGCGAGTCCTCGTTCACGAGAACGATGGTGTTGTCCGTGACCGCAATCATCTTTGCCGTCTGCCTGGCGGCGATGTTCCTGGCCCAGGTTTTCCTGCGACCACTGCGGAGGCTGGAGGCCGGCGTGCAAAGGATCAGCGCCGGCGACTACGACGTGGCAATACCAGTGGAATCGCGAGATGAAATCGGCGATCTGACAGAGGCATTCAACGAGATGAGTCGCAACCTCGGAATCAAGGAGGAACTGCTCAATGAGCAGCGCCGGGAGAACGACCGGTTGCTCCTGTCGCTGATGCCCGAGCAAGTCGTTGAGCGTTATCGTCAGGGTGAGGAGCTCATCGCCCAGGATCACCACGATGTCAGCGTTGTCTTCGCCGACATCGTCGGCTTGGATCGGCTGCAGGCCGAGCTCAGCTCCGAAGACCTGTTGGCAACCACCAATGAGCTGACACGCCAAATCGACGCCGCTGCCGAAGATCTCGGCGTTGAACCGGTCCGCACCGTGCACAACGGCTATCTGGCCAGCTGCGGACTCAACGTAGCGCGGCTCGACAATGTCCGTCGCACAGTCGATTTCGCACTTGAGGCTCAGCGCATCATCGATCGGTTCAGCAGCGAAACCGGATATCGGTTGGGGTTGCGTGCCGGCATTGACACCGGCCCAGTCAGCAGCGGGCTAGTGGGACGATCCTCGATCGTCTACGACATGTGGGGAGCCGCGGTCAATCTCGCATACCAGGCTCAAAGCGGTTCGTCCGAGCTGGGAATCTACGTCACTCAGCGGGTGTACGAGACGATCGGTGACGCCAAGATCTTCACCTCCGCCGGTGCAATCACGATCGACGGGGTCCAGCAGCCCATCTGGCGGGTGTCGGAGCGTCCGACGTGA
- a CDS encoding permease — MTTDITKPADPPVEPAPTRLPFWTRGDTNAFFGLGFNILVNVLTLTGLMIGVVSVPAGDVLGTVLPALGVALILGNLYYTFLARRLARRENRDDVTALPYGPSVPHMFIVVFVVMLPVYLKTKDPIQSWSAGLAWAFMIGVIVMIGAFVGPYIRALTPRAAMLGTLAGISITFISMRPAAQMWEAAWIGLPVMAIILIGFFTNVKLPFGIPVGLAALLVGTAIGWIGGFMSAPDVGKAISDIAIGIPDLRLDLLFHGLSNLAPLLGTAIPLGVYNFTEAMSNVESAAAAGDNFNLRSVLLADGAGAVIGSAFGSPFPPAVYIGHPGWKDAGGRANYSLASGVMIGILCFLGLFGVLDALLPVPAIVPILLYIGLLIGAQAFQAVPRLHAVAVVAALLPNLAQWASGLIDNALNAAGTSAGKVGADALNKAGVVYDGLQTLGEGAVLVGLILGTMVTFILEKKFVYAAIASFVGAVLSFIGLIHAPEVAWAANPQVALGYVFFGIVCLAYSFLPGAKDPVEIDEADVVAGH, encoded by the coding sequence ATGACAACCGACATCACGAAGCCGGCCGACCCGCCGGTCGAGCCCGCGCCGACGAGGCTGCCGTTCTGGACTCGCGGCGACACCAATGCGTTCTTCGGTCTCGGGTTCAACATTTTGGTCAACGTCCTGACGCTGACCGGCCTGATGATCGGCGTCGTGTCGGTTCCTGCGGGCGACGTCCTCGGCACCGTGCTGCCCGCACTCGGGGTGGCGTTGATCCTCGGCAACCTGTACTACACATTCCTGGCGCGCAGGCTGGCCCGGCGGGAGAACCGCGATGACGTGACCGCGCTGCCGTACGGGCCCAGCGTGCCGCACATGTTCATCGTGGTGTTCGTCGTGATGCTGCCGGTGTACCTCAAAACCAAGGACCCGATTCAGTCGTGGTCGGCCGGGCTGGCGTGGGCATTCATGATCGGCGTGATCGTGATGATCGGCGCGTTCGTCGGGCCCTACATCCGAGCGCTCACGCCGCGCGCGGCGATGCTCGGAACGCTGGCAGGCATTTCGATCACGTTCATCTCGATGCGACCCGCCGCGCAGATGTGGGAGGCGGCGTGGATCGGCCTGCCCGTCATGGCCATCATCCTGATCGGGTTCTTCACCAACGTGAAGTTGCCGTTCGGTATCCCGGTCGGGCTGGCCGCGCTGCTCGTCGGGACGGCGATCGGCTGGATCGGCGGTTTCATGTCCGCACCCGATGTGGGCAAGGCGATCTCCGACATCGCCATCGGTATTCCAGACCTGCGATTGGATCTGCTCTTCCACGGGCTGTCGAACTTGGCGCCGCTGCTGGGCACCGCAATCCCGTTGGGCGTCTACAACTTCACCGAGGCGATGAGCAACGTGGAGAGCGCCGCCGCCGCAGGGGACAACTTCAACCTGCGCAGCGTCCTGCTCGCCGATGGCGCGGGCGCGGTCATCGGCTCGGCATTCGGCTCGCCGTTTCCGCCGGCGGTCTATATCGGCCATCCTGGCTGGAAGGACGCGGGCGGTCGGGCCAACTATTCACTGGCCAGCGGCGTCATGATCGGAATCCTTTGCTTCCTCGGCCTTTTCGGGGTTCTCGACGCGCTGCTTCCGGTGCCCGCGATCGTGCCGATCCTGCTCTACATCGGTCTGCTGATCGGTGCGCAGGCATTCCAGGCGGTGCCACGGTTGCACGCCGTCGCGGTGGTCGCCGCGCTGCTGCCGAACCTTGCGCAATGGGCCAGCGGACTGATCGACAACGCACTCAACGCGGCGGGCACGTCGGCAGGCAAGGTCGGCGCCGACGCGCTGAACAAGGCCGGCGTGGTGTACGACGGGCTGCAGACACTCGGCGAGGGCGCGGTGCTCGTCGGCCTGATTCTTGGCACCATGGTCACGTTCATCCTCGAGAAGAAGTTCGTCTACGCGGCGATCGCGTCGTTCGTAGGCGCGGTGTTGTCGTTCATCGGCCTCATCCACGCACCCGAGGTGGCGTGGGCGGCCAATCCGCAGGTCGCGCTCGGCTACGTGTTCTTCGGAATCGTTTGCCTCGCATACTCATTCTTGCCGGGCGCCAAGGACCCGGTGGAGATCGACGAGGCCGACGTCGTGGCGGGCCACTAG